Proteins encoded in a region of the Sulfurimonas marina genome:
- a CDS encoding 50S ribosomal protein L11 methyltransferase, translating into MQEHYYELTVKVSSHHSLFSDFLSDTLPVGFEETEDGFIIRSEDDLETIAWGLEQFREALQKALGVTIELETTQKKLQNNDWVQMYRDSIEPLAIEKFYIHPTWSEDNPDLINIVIDPALAFGTGHHPTTASVLKAISKYVKADDSVLDVGCGSGILSLAAMKLGASVDACDTDGVSVKNSLENAQLNNLTFDKIWEGSCTNLEKKYDVVVANIVADVLIFLANDLKKALKDDGILILSGILDKYEDKVLKSYSDCEIVDKIYQDEWVSLVVKKR; encoded by the coding sequence ATGCAAGAGCATTATTATGAACTCACTGTAAAAGTTTCCTCTCATCATTCACTGTTTTCAGATTTTTTATCCGATACACTTCCTGTCGGTTTTGAAGAGACTGAAGATGGATTTATTATTAGAAGTGAAGATGATTTAGAAACTATCGCTTGGGGATTGGAACAGTTTCGTGAAGCACTACAAAAAGCTTTAGGTGTTACAATAGAGTTAGAGACTACACAAAAAAAGCTCCAAAACAATGATTGGGTTCAAATGTATAGAGACAGCATTGAACCACTAGCAATAGAAAAATTTTACATCCATCCTACATGGAGTGAAGACAATCCAGATTTAATAAATATTGTAATAGATCCTGCATTAGCATTTGGTACGGGACATCACCCGACAACAGCTTCAGTACTCAAAGCAATATCGAAATATGTAAAAGCTGATGATAGTGTTTTAGATGTGGGATGTGGTAGCGGTATACTCTCTTTAGCTGCAATGAAGCTGGGTGCAAGTGTAGATGCTTGTGATACTGATGGGGTATCTGTAAAAAACTCTCTGGAAAATGCACAACTGAATAATTTAACATTTGATAAAATCTGGGAAGGTTCGTGTACAAATTTAGAGAAGAAATATGATGTTGTTGTAGCAAACATAGTTGCAGATGTTTTAATATTCTTAGCAAATGATTTGAAAAAAGCTTTAAAAGATGATGGTATATTGATATTATCAGGTATATTAGATAAGTATGAGGATAAAGTTTTAAAATCGTATTCTGATTGTGAGATTGTAGACAAGATCTATCAAGATGAATGGGTGAGTTTAGTAGTAAAAAAGAGATAA
- the serS gene encoding serine--tRNA ligase encodes MIDLKLLQKDFEEVKRKLLRKGVDEALLETLKAKNEELKEAKKNFEALQAAQNAMSKEFGVYKREGKDISELKARVDENKVKVAEAIEVQRVKQEELESLAMAIPNMPDDNVPDGADEEDNVELKKVLTPREFTFTPKEHWELAETNGWIDFERGVKLATSRFSVQFGMGARLERALINFMLDFNRGRGFDEVSVPALVNRDALEGTGQLPKFEDDLYKVEDPELFLIPTAEVPVTNLYQDEILTEQELPKKMTAYTSCFRKEAGAAGRDTRGMIRQHQFHKVELVAITHPEESEKVFDEMVACASDLLTALELPHRLVNLCTGDLGFGAAHTTDIEVWLPGQNTYREISSISNTREFQARRAKIRFKNGKKNDMVHTLNGSSLAVGRTLVAIMENFQEEDGSIKIPQALHPYLGM; translated from the coding sequence ATGATTGATTTAAAACTATTACAAAAAGATTTTGAAGAAGTAAAAAGAAAACTATTAAGAAAAGGTGTTGATGAAGCACTTTTAGAAACATTAAAAGCAAAAAATGAAGAGTTAAAAGAAGCTAAGAAAAACTTTGAAGCGCTACAAGCTGCACAAAATGCTATGAGTAAAGAGTTTGGTGTATATAAACGCGAAGGAAAAGATATCTCTGAACTAAAAGCTCGTGTTGATGAGAATAAAGTAAAAGTTGCAGAAGCTATCGAAGTACAGCGTGTAAAACAAGAGGAGTTAGAGTCTCTTGCTATGGCTATTCCTAATATGCCTGATGACAATGTACCAGACGGTGCTGATGAAGAGGATAATGTTGAACTTAAAAAAGTACTTACACCTCGTGAGTTTACTTTTACGCCAAAAGAACACTGGGAACTAGCTGAGACAAACGGCTGGATCGACTTTGAGCGTGGTGTAAAACTGGCGACTAGCCGTTTTAGTGTTCAATTTGGTATGGGTGCAAGATTAGAGCGTGCACTTATCAACTTTATGCTTGACTTTAACCGCGGACGCGGCTTTGATGAAGTAAGTGTACCTGCACTTGTTAACAGAGATGCTTTAGAGGGAACTGGTCAGCTTCCTAAGTTTGAAGATGATCTTTACAAAGTAGAAGACCCTGAGCTTTTCCTTATCCCGACTGCTGAAGTACCTGTTACTAACCTCTACCAAGATGAGATCTTAACGGAACAAGAGCTTCCTAAAAAGATGACAGCTTATACATCTTGTTTTAGAAAAGAAGCAGGAGCGGCAGGTCGTGATACTCGCGGTATGATTCGTCAACACCAATTCCATAAAGTTGAACTTGTTGCGATCACACACCCTGAGGAGAGTGAAAAAGTTTTTGATGAGATGGTAGCGTGTGCATCTGATCTTTTAACGGCATTAGAATTGCCTCATCGTCTGGTAAACTTATGTACAGGTGACCTTGGTTTCGGTGCTGCACATACTACAGATATCGAAGTTTGGTTACCTGGGCAAAATACTTACCGTGAAATCTCTTCTATCTCAAACACAAGAGAGTTCCAAGCACGTCGTGCAAAAATCCGTTTTAAAAACGGTAAGAAAAATGATATGGTTCATACGCTTAACGGTTCTTCTTTAGCAGTTGGACGTACACTTGTAGCTATTATGGAAAACTTTCAAGAAGAAGACGGAAGTATCAAAATTCCTCAAGCTCTACACCCTTACTTAGGGATGTAA
- a CDS encoding chemotaxis response regulator CheY produces the protein MKLLVVDDSSTMRRIIKNTLARLGYKDVLEGADGVEGWEQMDSNPDIEMLITDWNMPEMNGLELVKKVRADARFTDLPIIMVTTEGGKAEVITALKAGVNNYIVKPFTPQVLKEKLGAVMGIAD, from the coding sequence TTGAAATTACTTGTTGTTGATGATAGCTCTACAATGCGTCGTATTATTAAAAATACTTTAGCTCGTTTAGGATACAAGGATGTACTAGAAGGTGCTGATGGTGTTGAGGGTTGGGAACAAATGGATTCAAACCCGGATATTGAGATGTTAATTACTGACTGGAATATGCCTGAGATGAATGGACTTGAACTTGTAAAAAAAGTTCGTGCAGATGCACGTTTTACAGATCTTCCGATCATTATGGTTACTACAGAAGGTGGTAAAGCAGAGGTTATTACAGCTTTAAAAGCGGGTGTTAATAACTATATTGTAAAACCGTTTACACCACAAGTTTTAAAAGAGAAGCTTGGTGCAGTTATGGGTATCGCTGATTAA
- a CDS encoding tetratricopeptide repeat protein, with translation MANEQEEEIIIIEDMDAIKDASDHEVQDDTDDTSNKKLIIFISIAVILITLILAVIMFSSSSDEELTTLTSQSVLEEKLKTPQEIKVEPSKLEKMIAKANYLYSNGDKLKALSLYQKIAQYSQAISMYNLGVAQLKDKQYKLALDTFQKAIENDEKRCVSAINAAVCSLYLKDKESFSYYIDLAYAYLPYEINSPLYSYYYTLINYYKRDYLSALNSLNNGTTQTYPIIQNNLKAKINALYENNYDAIDAIEINTDDINDFSLGLLYARVGDVNLAVKHFEASLLAEKEVLRSRLAMAFTLLKAGQVEKATITLKKASDKFPDEITKPYPVIVNLKESLFDPKEAQKTYRNVTLKSKNIDYQKIFYYSPYKMFNADQTISYIRKGNANTFIDNIKSAQEYLKKSSSSSNVNKGMTIAIKKALNLQLREANEDFQKLVTIQPKHSILQYNLGLTYAQLGNLNKAHEHFLRSYYLDSKNFLAGLYAVFTAQLTNNKYLKLRSILSDSIHMENDGEEKELYKTLLAISENNYLLAADWFQVSDKKRPLYLVLNAIIATHTKNYDVANAATSELVSLLPNDILPHIMYMDTHFHNYDDVKYAKEIISYLKDQSFDYNDLYYGPYITRYLYIQTNLLTGKLYYLRQQLKEKLATSDSYTLEIENTLALASLYDKQFEESYSLYNHLIDERKVTDAYTLYLGAVASTAAGHHSNAIALLELAKIKNRSFYESRLALALLYLEARNYEAAIIQLSGINSNNYRSNYFDFGIDTQKLLFEKQHQEK, from the coding sequence ATGGCTAACGAACAAGAAGAAGAGATAATTATCATTGAGGATATGGATGCAATCAAAGATGCATCCGATCATGAAGTTCAAGATGATACCGATGATACTTCAAACAAAAAACTTATAATCTTTATATCAATAGCAGTTATTTTAATCACTTTGATTTTAGCTGTAATTATGTTTTCTAGTTCTTCTGATGAAGAGTTAACTACACTCACAAGCCAATCAGTATTAGAGGAAAAACTCAAAACTCCCCAAGAGATAAAAGTTGAGCCTAGTAAACTCGAAAAAATGATTGCAAAAGCAAACTATCTCTATTCAAACGGTGATAAACTCAAAGCACTTTCACTTTATCAAAAAATTGCACAATATTCCCAAGCAATCTCTATGTATAACTTAGGGGTAGCACAACTCAAAGATAAACAATATAAACTTGCATTAGATACCTTTCAAAAAGCAATAGAGAATGATGAGAAAAGGTGTGTAAGTGCTATTAATGCTGCTGTTTGTTCTTTATATCTCAAAGACAAAGAGAGTTTTTCATACTATATTGATTTAGCATATGCTTATCTCCCGTATGAAATCAACTCACCTCTTTACTCATACTATTACACTCTGATCAACTACTATAAACGTGACTATCTTTCAGCACTAAATAGTTTAAATAATGGTACAACACAAACTTATCCGATAATCCAGAACAATCTAAAAGCAAAAATAAATGCACTTTATGAAAACAACTATGATGCTATTGATGCTATCGAGATAAATACAGATGATATTAATGACTTCTCATTAGGCTTACTTTATGCAAGAGTCGGTGATGTTAATTTAGCAGTGAAACATTTTGAAGCATCTCTCTTAGCTGAAAAAGAGGTACTTCGCTCAAGACTGGCAATGGCATTTACACTACTAAAAGCGGGACAAGTCGAAAAAGCAACTATAACGTTAAAAAAAGCTTCTGACAAGTTTCCGGATGAGATAACAAAACCCTACCCCGTTATAGTAAACTTAAAAGAGTCACTCTTTGATCCTAAAGAGGCTCAAAAAACATATAGAAATGTCACTCTTAAATCAAAAAACATCGATTATCAAAAAATATTTTACTATTCACCCTATAAAATGTTTAATGCCGATCAAACAATTAGCTATATCCGTAAAGGGAATGCAAACACTTTTATAGACAATATTAAATCGGCTCAAGAGTATCTTAAAAAAAGTTCCTCATCATCAAATGTAAATAAAGGGATGACCATTGCTATTAAAAAAGCATTGAACCTACAACTCCGTGAGGCAAATGAAGATTTTCAAAAACTAGTTACTATCCAGCCAAAACACTCAATACTTCAATATAACCTGGGATTAACATATGCTCAGCTGGGGAATCTAAACAAAGCACATGAACATTTTTTACGCTCATACTATCTTGATTCAAAAAACTTTTTAGCGGGTCTTTATGCAGTATTTACAGCACAACTCACTAACAATAAATATCTAAAACTCCGTTCTATCCTTTCTGATTCTATCCATATGGAAAATGACGGTGAAGAGAAAGAACTTTATAAAACACTTCTGGCTATCTCAGAGAACAACTATCTTTTAGCTGCTGACTGGTTTCAGGTAAGTGATAAAAAAAGACCTTTATATCTTGTACTTAATGCGATCATTGCTACACACACTAAAAACTATGATGTTGCAAATGCTGCGACATCAGAACTTGTATCTTTATTACCAAACGATATTCTCCCACATATTATGTATATGGATACCCATTTCCATAACTATGATGATGTAAAATATGCGAAAGAGATTATCAGTTATCTCAAAGATCAAAGTTTTGACTATAATGATCTTTACTACGGTCCGTACATTACAAGATATCTCTATATTCAAACAAATCTTTTAACAGGTAAACTCTACTATCTTCGTCAACAACTCAAAGAGAAACTGGCTACTTCAGACAGTTATACGTTAGAGATTGAAAATACTCTTGCACTCGCATCACTCTATGATAAACAGTTTGAAGAGTCGTACTCTTTATATAACCACCTTATTGATGAAAGAAAAGTAACAGATGCATATACACTCTATCTTGGGGCTGTTGCATCGACTGCTGCAGGGCACCATAGTAATGCTATTGCCCTTTTAGAGCTTGCAAAGATAAAAAATAGATCATTTTATGAAAGTAGATTAGCCCTTGCACTTCTATATCTCGAAGCGAGGAACTATGAAGCTGCTATTATCCAACTATCTGGGATAAATTCAAATAACTATAGATCGAACTATTTTGACTTTGGTATAGATACGCAGAAGTTATTGTTTGAGAAACAGCATCAAGAGAAGTAA
- the waaC gene encoding lipopolysaccharide heptosyltransferase I — protein MKQEIKKIAIVRLSALGDIVNSAVVLQFIKQFYPDVEIDWITEEVFAPILKNNPEINMVHTVNIKEIKKEKSFSKLKALISKLRSLPEYDLVIDMQGLIKSAVVARIVSKKTHGFNKYSTRESLASLFYKTTSDIPYEHNVVKRNCFVVADALDFSITDTMLLEKKAVFPITSDYTLMKDKKNIAFVIGASWPSKIYPKELVAKVCDSLQEQVYIIWGNEQEKSEAEWICEHTEHATLAPKMQLDELISFISNVDLLIGNDTGPTHIAWAQNIPSITLLGPTTKRMIYETPKNIGIKSSSEVDILKINKDDFSIKDIPYEDIVQTAKDLLCKS, from the coding sequence ATGAAACAAGAAATAAAAAAAATAGCTATTGTTAGACTTTCTGCTCTTGGAGATATTGTCAACAGTGCTGTAGTATTACAATTTATTAAACAATTTTATCCTGATGTTGAGATTGACTGGATTACCGAAGAGGTTTTTGCTCCTATTTTAAAAAATAATCCTGAGATTAACATGGTTCACACCGTTAATATCAAAGAAATTAAAAAAGAAAAAAGCTTCTCAAAACTCAAAGCATTAATCTCAAAACTCCGCTCACTCCCTGAGTATGATCTTGTTATAGATATGCAAGGCCTTATCAAGTCTGCAGTTGTTGCAAGAATAGTTTCAAAAAAAACTCACGGCTTTAACAAATACTCTACTAGAGAATCTTTAGCCTCTCTTTTTTATAAAACAACTTCAGATATCCCTTACGAGCATAATGTTGTAAAAAGAAACTGTTTTGTTGTAGCAGATGCACTTGATTTTTCGATCACAGACACTATGCTTTTAGAGAAAAAAGCTGTTTTTCCTATCACAAGCGACTACACACTGATGAAAGATAAAAAAAATATCGCTTTTGTGATCGGTGCTTCATGGCCTTCGAAAATCTATCCAAAAGAGCTTGTTGCAAAAGTATGTGATAGTTTACAAGAACAGGTCTATATTATCTGGGGGAATGAACAAGAAAAAAGTGAAGCCGAGTGGATTTGTGAACATACCGAGCATGCAACACTCGCTCCAAAAATGCAGCTTGATGAGCTTATCTCTTTTATCTCAAATGTTGATCTTCTAATTGGAAACGATACCGGTCCAACACATATTGCTTGGGCGCAGAATATCCCCTCGATCACACTTCTAGGGCCGACAACAAAGCGTATGATATATGAAACTCCTAAGAATATAGGGATTAAGTCATCTTCTGAAGTAGATATTCTAAAAATTAACAAAGATGATTTCTCCATTAAAGATATCCCTTATGAGGATATTGTTCAAACAGCAAAGGATCTTTTATGCAAAAGCTAG
- a CDS encoding PDC sensor domain-containing protein has protein sequence MVPIDIQRFSESRTKARAYFCYLFSKNIPNRLPSITQEMIMPRLLKIKAELEKCEGVYLLDSKGVQVSPSYTADKTIEDDIGKIRAHRAYYYRAVREERCTITDPYPSLITGDLTVTASAPIFCENGDLKYVACLDMPLGEVLNLAQLTKFDTGFSNFFKYAYGTFSFALLAVAILLFLKGVQSFFIHEITPASFDIKHVFEATILLTLSLAIFDLSKTLIEEEILGRHKEHNISGPHKTMVRFLGSIIIALSIEALMLVFKFAITDPDKLQYAMFIVGGVGFLLMSLAVYIKFTKLKIDE, from the coding sequence ATGGTACCTATAGATATTCAAAGGTTTTCCGAAAGTCGTACAAAAGCAAGAGCTTATTTTTGTTATCTTTTTTCAAAAAATATTCCAAATAGACTTCCATCAATCACACAAGAGATGATTATGCCTCGCCTGCTAAAGATTAAAGCAGAACTTGAAAAATGTGAGGGGGTATATCTACTTGATTCTAAAGGTGTACAGGTCTCTCCTTCATACACGGCAGATAAAACTATTGAGGATGATATAGGAAAAATTCGTGCGCATCGTGCATATTATTATCGTGCAGTAAGAGAAGAGAGATGTACAATTACCGACCCGTATCCATCACTTATTACAGGTGACCTGACGGTAACTGCTTCAGCACCTATTTTTTGTGAAAACGGTGATCTTAAGTATGTAGCATGTTTAGATATGCCTCTTGGCGAGGTATTAAATCTTGCACAACTCACAAAGTTTGATACAGGTTTTAGTAACTTTTTTAAATATGCATACGGGACGTTTTCATTTGCACTTTTAGCTGTTGCAATACTCCTGTTCTTAAAAGGGGTACAGAGTTTCTTTATACATGAGATCACACCTGCTAGTTTTGATATTAAGCATGTATTTGAGGCGACAATTTTACTTACACTTTCCCTGGCCATATTTGACCTCTCCAAAACCTTGATAGAAGAGGAGATACTCGGTCGGCATAAGGAGCATAATATCTCCGGACCGCATAAAACGATGGTACGGTTTTTAGGTTCAATCATCATTGCACTCTCTATTGAAGCATTGATGTTGGTATTTAAGTTTGCGATTACTGATCCGGATAAGTTGCAGTATGCGATGTTCATTGTCGGAGGAGTAGGCTTCTTACTTATGAGTTTGGCAGTGTATATAAAATTTACAAAATTAAAGATAGACGAATAG
- a CDS encoding phosphatidylserine decarboxylase translates to MNNNLLIIAKYSFSYVGYSALAFIIFYMFGFEFLATFAFFVTLFFVYIFRNPERELQIFDKSSIIAPCDGVVSAIEEIENGIYRYKVEIESTFTDVGLLRAPMNGKVEKLALIKGTKSPKSSKLFSDLNESLSLEIVNDKEESIKVVHSLKQSPVPIFCDLHDEQEVIKSMRYGFATNCVTTIYLPSNVRLNLNITDRVKASESLIAYFS, encoded by the coding sequence ATGAACAATAATCTCTTAATCATTGCAAAATATTCTTTTAGTTATGTGGGTTATTCTGCATTAGCTTTTATCATATTTTATATGTTTGGTTTTGAGTTTTTAGCAACATTCGCTTTTTTTGTAACTCTCTTTTTTGTATATATTTTTAGAAATCCGGAGAGAGAGTTACAAATCTTCGATAAAAGTAGTATTATTGCTCCGTGTGACGGTGTTGTAAGTGCTATAGAAGAGATAGAAAACGGTATATATAGATATAAAGTAGAGATTGAATCTACTTTTACAGATGTAGGACTTTTACGTGCGCCAATGAATGGAAAAGTTGAAAAACTTGCACTTATAAAAGGGACAAAATCTCCAAAGTCTTCTAAACTTTTTTCTGATCTTAACGAGTCTTTATCTCTTGAGATTGTAAATGATAAAGAAGAAAGTATAAAAGTGGTTCATAGCTTAAAACAATCACCTGTTCCTATCTTTTGTGACCTGCATGACGAGCAGGAGGTTATTAAGTCTATGAGATATGGTTTTGCTACAAACTGTGTAACAACTATTTATCTTCCTTCGAATGTTCGATTAAATCTAAACATTACTGACAGAGTAAAAGCATCTGAGAGTTTAATAGCTTACTTCTCTTGA
- the hisA gene encoding 1-(5-phosphoribosyl)-5-[(5-phosphoribosylamino)methylideneamino]imidazole-4-carboxamide isomerase, translating to MTLYPAIDLKDGQAVRLTKGLMDSAKIYSNEPWELVKKFEEMGAEWVHLVDLNGAFAGEPKNLEQIKKIRANCNVKLELGGGIRDEATIQNMLEIGIDRIILGSIAVKNPQFVRDMAAKYPIAVGIDAIDGYVAVEGWGEVSSMKATDLAREFANAGVEAIICTDVGKDGTLSGVNVEFTLDIARASGVSTIASGGVKDEDDIKALIDTKEVDGVIIGKAYYEGTLDLPKMFKLLD from the coding sequence ATGACTTTATATCCAGCGATAGACTTAAAAGACGGACAGGCGGTAAGACTTACAAAAGGGCTTATGGACAGCGCTAAAATATACTCAAATGAGCCATGGGAACTTGTAAAAAAGTTTGAAGAGATGGGTGCTGAATGGGTTCACCTGGTTGACCTTAACGGTGCGTTTGCGGGGGAGCCTAAAAATTTAGAGCAGATTAAAAAAATTCGTGCAAACTGTAATGTAAAACTGGAACTCGGCGGTGGAATTCGTGATGAAGCTACAATCCAAAATATGTTAGAGATTGGAATCGATAGAATCATTTTAGGTTCTATTGCGGTAAAAAATCCTCAATTTGTAAGAGATATGGCAGCAAAATATCCGATAGCTGTAGGTATTGATGCAATTGACGGTTATGTTGCAGTTGAAGGATGGGGTGAGGTTTCATCTATGAAAGCAACTGACTTGGCACGTGAATTTGCCAATGCGGGTGTTGAAGCTATTATTTGTACAGATGTTGGTAAAGACGGGACACTTAGCGGTGTAAATGTTGAGTTTACACTTGATATTGCTCGTGCAAGTGGAGTTAGTACAATTGCCAGCGGCGGTGTTAAAGATGAGGATGATATTAAGGCCCTTATAGATACTAAAGAAGTAGATGGAGTAATTATTGGAAAGGCATACTATGAGGGGACTTTAGACCTGCCTAAAATGTTTAAATTACTTGATTAA
- the ftsH gene encoding ATP-dependent zinc metalloprotease FtsH has product MADKQDNNKNNNFFNQNPLITFAIFSVAVILIFKMMIGEDGGSSSTLGGSAKVKQVSYSELKALVENKELSNVEIGQSYIRAKSTDGATLYTTRVIPEDNGLVELLDKNKIEYTGFSESNWFTEMFGWLFPFLLILGIWMFFASRMQKSMGGGMLGMGANKKMVNSEKPSTKFDDVAGVQEAKEEVQEIVDFLKYPGRYVEIGAKIPKGVLLVGSPGTGKTLLAKAVAGEAEVPFFSVSGSSFIEMFVGVGAARVRDLFEQAKKDAPSIIFIDEIDAIGKSRAAGGVMGGNDEREQTLNQLLAEMDGFGTDTPVIILAATNRPEILDQALLRPGRFDRQVLVDKPDFEGRIQILKVHVKDVKMDDDVDLEEVARLTAGLAGADLANVVNEAALLAGRKSQKTVKQQDLFESVERALAGLAKKSRRINPKEKKIVAYHESGHALLAETTEGAKKVSKVSIVPRGLAALGYTLNKPEEDKFMMQRHELWAEVDVLLGGRAAEQVFLGEISTGAGNDLERATDIIKSMVQTYGMTEIAGLMVLEKSRQSFLGPTGQSAREYSDKMAEDMDTFIKESLQERYEAVIARLEEYREAIEDMVSLLYKKENITGDDVRQIIKDFEERAGIESKLVEEVEGIEEELKEDASMSDKEQKDEQ; this is encoded by the coding sequence ATGGCAGACAAACAAGATAATAATAAAAACAATAACTTTTTTAATCAAAATCCCCTTATAACATTTGCAATATTTTCAGTTGCGGTGATTTTGATATTTAAAATGATGATAGGCGAAGATGGTGGTTCATCTTCAACACTAGGCGGTAGTGCGAAAGTAAAACAGGTAAGTTACTCTGAACTAAAAGCTCTAGTGGAAAATAAAGAATTAAGTAATGTTGAGATTGGACAAAGTTATATCCGTGCTAAATCAACTGACGGTGCTACACTATATACTACAAGAGTAATTCCTGAAGATAATGGACTTGTAGAGCTTTTAGATAAAAATAAGATAGAGTATACAGGTTTTAGCGAATCAAACTGGTTTACAGAGATGTTTGGATGGTTATTCCCATTTTTACTAATACTCGGTATCTGGATGTTTTTTGCTTCAAGAATGCAAAAGTCTATGGGTGGCGGTATGCTTGGGATGGGTGCCAACAAAAAGATGGTAAACTCTGAAAAACCTAGTACTAAGTTTGATGATGTAGCCGGTGTTCAAGAAGCAAAAGAGGAAGTTCAAGAGATAGTTGACTTCTTAAAATACCCGGGTCGTTATGTTGAGATCGGTGCTAAGATCCCTAAAGGGGTATTATTAGTTGGTTCTCCTGGTACGGGTAAGACACTATTAGCAAAAGCGGTAGCAGGTGAAGCTGAAGTGCCTTTTTTCTCAGTAAGCGGTTCTAGTTTTATTGAGATGTTTGTGGGTGTTGGTGCTGCACGTGTACGTGACCTGTTTGAACAAGCAAAAAAAGATGCACCTTCGATCATCTTTATCGATGAGATCGATGCTATCGGTAAGAGTCGTGCTGCCGGCGGTGTAATGGGTGGAAATGATGAACGTGAACAAACACTTAATCAACTTCTTGCTGAGATGGATGGATTTGGTACAGACACACCTGTAATTATTTTAGCTGCAACAAACAGACCTGAAATTTTAGATCAGGCACTTCTTCGTCCCGGACGTTTTGACAGACAAGTTCTTGTTGATAAACCTGACTTTGAAGGGCGTATTCAGATCCTAAAAGTACATGTTAAAGATGTAAAAATGGATGATGATGTTGATCTTGAAGAGGTTGCTCGTTTAACTGCAGGGTTAGCTGGTGCTGATTTGGCAAATGTAGTAAATGAAGCGGCACTTTTAGCTGGACGTAAAAGTCAAAAAACGGTAAAACAGCAAGACCTTTTTGAATCCGTTGAAAGAGCGTTAGCAGGTCTGGCAAAAAAATCACGCCGTATCAATCCAAAAGAGAAAAAAATAGTAGCGTACCATGAAAGTGGACATGCTCTTTTAGCTGAGACTACAGAGGGTGCGAAAAAAGTATCTAAGGTATCTATCGTACCTCGTGGACTTGCAGCTCTTGGATATACACTTAATAAGCCTGAAGAGGACAAGTTTATGATGCAACGTCATGAACTATGGGCAGAGGTTGATGTTCTTCTCGGTGGACGTGCAGCTGAACAAGTGTTCTTAGGTGAAATTTCAACAGGTGCTGGAAACGACTTAGAACGTGCAACTGACATTATTAAGTCTATGGTACAAACGTACGGTATGACTGAGATTGCTGGTCTTATGGTACTTGAAAAATCTCGTCAGTCATTCTTAGGGCCAACTGGACAAAGTGCTAGAGAATACAGTGACAAGATGGCTGAAGATATGGATACTTTCATTAAAGAATCTTTACAAGAGCGTTACGAAGCTGTAATTGCTCGTTTAGAAGAATATCGCGAAGCGATAGAAGATATGGTATCATTACTCTATAAGAAAGAGAACATCACAGGTGATGATGTTCGTCAAATAATTAAAGATTTTGAAGAAAGAGCAGGAATAGAGTCTAAACTTGTTGAAGAAGTTGAAGGGATAGAAGAGGAACTTAAAGAGGATGCTTCTATGAGTGACAAAGAGCAGAAAGATGAACAATAA
- the hisH gene encoding imidazole glycerol phosphate synthase subunit HisH, with amino-acid sequence MIAIVDYNMGNLASVQNAFAKLGKDTVVESDPAKFKDYDKLILPGVGAFGDAMEHLRERNMIEPIKEFAASGKPMLGICLGMQLLFESSEEFGAHEGLGLIKGKVTRFDESKFEEKLKVPHMGWNRMFTKEHPLFNGLDDMHYLYFVHTYHVNCDDENDIIGRTNYGYEFTSAVAHNNVMGIQPHPEKSHTNGLKILENFISL; translated from the coding sequence ATGATAGCGATAGTTGATTATAATATGGGAAATCTGGCAAGTGTACAGAATGCATTTGCTAAGTTAGGAAAAGATACGGTTGTTGAGAGCGATCCTGCAAAGTTTAAAGATTACGATAAGTTGATTCTTCCGGGTGTAGGTGCATTTGGTGATGCTATGGAGCATCTTCGTGAGCGTAATATGATTGAACCGATTAAAGAATTTGCGGCAAGCGGGAAGCCTATGCTTGGTATTTGTTTAGGGATGCAGCTTCTTTTTGAAAGTAGTGAAGAGTTTGGTGCACATGAAGGACTTGGGCTTATCAAAGGGAAAGTAACAAGGTTTGACGAGTCAAAGTTTGAAGAAAAGCTCAAAGTTCCACATATGGGCTGGAACAGAATGTTCACAAAAGAGCATCCGTTGTTCAACGGACTTGACGATATGCATTACCTCTATTTCGTACATACATATCATGTGAATTGTGATGATGAAAACGACATAATCGGAAGAACAAACTACGGCTATGAATTTACATCTGCAGTGGCACACAATAACGTAATGGGAATTCAGCCACACCCAGAAAAAAGCCATACAAACGGCTTAAAAATATTAGAAAATTTTATCTCGCTATAG